The window ataggaaaagggggaggccaaattgggaggtgcccaagtaggattcctcctacttggggcgcctccttggctgcctctccacccctccaacctatatatatgaggggggcaccgctagaacgaACAAcaaaacattgttagccgtgtgcggcgcccccctccacagtttacgcctccggtcatattcacgtagtgcttaggcgaagccctgcgcggatcacttcaccatcaccgtcaccacgccgtcgtgctgacggaactctccctcgacactttgctagatcaagagttcgagggatgtcatcgagccggacgtgtgcagaactcggaggtgtcgtacgttccgTGCTTGATTGGTctgaacgagaagaagttcgactacatcaaccgcgttgtcaaacgcttccgctttcggtctacgagggtatgtggacacactctccccctctcgttgctatgcatctcctagatagatcttgcgtgagcgtaggaatttttttgaaattgcatgctacgtttcccaacaatgtcatcacctcccacaaggTCTCCAGATCCCATTGTTTTGCTGGTCCAAGAACAACTGCAAAACGGGCCTACAGAACTCCAAATACCCTCTCGACATCCTTTCTAGCTGCTTCTTGTCTTTGGGCAAAGTGAGTCATTTTCTGGCCAACTAGATTTGAGATGGTGCTGAAAAAAGTAGCCCAGGGAGGATAGATACCGTCAACCAGACAGTAGCCCATGTTGTACTCATGTCCATTGACAGTATAGTGGCAAGGAGAAGCTTTTCCTTGACTCAGCCTGGCAAACAACGACGATCGTTGcagcacattgatgtcattgtgagaccCGGGCATGCAAAAGAAAGTGTGCCAAATCCAAAGATCATGTGATGCAACTGCTTCAAGAATGATGGTGGGCTTCTTAACATGACCTTGATATTGCACTTGTAAAGCTTTCGGgcagttcttccatttccaatgcatgcagccAAGCGATCCAAGCAAACCTGACCACCCTCTTACTTCTGAGATTGTCAAGGGCCTCTCGGTGTCTACTACAATTGGTTCTCTTAGGTACTAAGGTCCGAACACCTCGACCACGGCAGTTGCAAACCTGACCATGGCATCTACGCATGTGCTCTCAGACATCCGTAGGTACTCGTCCCACGAATCAGCGGCCGTGCCATATGAAAGCATCCGGAGTGCGGCCGTGCACTTCTGGTAACCAGACAAGCCAATCGTTCCCATGGTGTCCTTCTTCAGGATGAAGTAGTCATCGTAGGACCCGACGCCATGGTACAAATGATCGAAGACAGTCTTGCGCATCCGAAAATGCCGGCGAAAATGGTCAGAGAATAGTGCATCGAGGGATAAGTAGTCGGCCATCAGTGTCAAATGCCCGCACACCCTGTTACGGTTGAGCACCCGATGACCCTTGATCGAGCCCTTGAAATTGAGAACATGCTCCTCCACACGCTCCGTGTCTTCAAGGACCGCCAAGATCATCGCCGTCTCATCGGAGTACTCCTCCTGGTCCGACGAGCCGTTGAACGACTCAACATATTGtcgtatatgtactccaaatTGGAATCCATTGCTAAAAAGAAGAAGGGACAACTATTTTCAGCACCGGCAATTCATCGAACAGTTGCCGGGCACTGTAGAGGATGGTACCTGGCGGGGCGGTTGGAGGACACAGGGTTGAACGGAGACGGAGAAGAAGCGGTGGGAGCCCTGCTGGAGCGCCGGAGGTGATGGAGACACA is drawn from Aegilops tauschii subsp. strangulata cultivar AL8/78 chromosome 1, Aet v6.0, whole genome shotgun sequence and contains these coding sequences:
- the LOC109761945 gene encoding uncharacterized protein, which encodes MILAVLEDTERVEEHVLNFKGSIKGHRVLNRNRVCGHLTLMADYLSLDALFSDHFRRHFRMRKTVFDHLYHGVGSYDDYFILKKDTMGTIGLSGYQKCTAALRMLSYGTAADSWDEYLRMSESTCVDAMVRFATAVVEVFGP